Proteins co-encoded in one Crateriforma spongiae genomic window:
- a CDS encoding FixH family protein — MVKNDANSKAAWRWGSMVVALLTLQVALGVVAIFLATGDRSVAVVPDYYQKALDWDKQAERKRTSEKLGWTFTVAEIPAGQSGNGLMLKLLDADDQPVAIQTGTVSIYHHARAGDVLQFSLDESMTADSPLAFTECVDRGGWWQVEIDVTDDSGARYVESRQVLLQGPASSEQSS; from the coding sequence AATGGTCGTCGCTTTGTTGACGCTGCAGGTCGCCCTGGGGGTCGTGGCGATCTTTCTGGCCACCGGCGATCGTTCGGTGGCGGTGGTCCCGGACTACTATCAAAAAGCGCTGGATTGGGACAAACAGGCGGAGCGAAAACGTACATCGGAAAAACTGGGCTGGACCTTCACGGTCGCTGAGATTCCCGCGGGCCAGTCCGGAAACGGGCTGATGTTGAAGTTGTTGGATGCAGACGACCAACCGGTGGCCATCCAAACCGGTACGGTGTCGATTTACCATCACGCCCGCGCCGGGGATGTGCTGCAGTTTTCCCTGGATGAATCGATGACGGCAGACAGCCCGTTGGCGTTCACCGAATGCGTGGATCGTGGCGGTTGGTGGCAAGTCGAAATCGATGTCACCGATGACAGCGGCGCACGGTACGTCGAATCGCGGCAAGTCTTGTTGCAAGGGCCGGCATCGTCGGAGCAATCGTCATGA